A window of the Dictyostelium discoideum AX4 chromosome 4 chromosome, whole genome shotgun sequence genome harbors these coding sequences:
- the bkdA gene encoding 3-methyl-2-oxobutanoate dehydrogenase (Similar to lipoamide) has product MISQSYRILSRISRNNELKKTFLTNLNCKSSSPSIIRSFCKKQNLDENFEYTNKLEVQELKHYIPCYTIMDQEGVVSKPDQDPNFSKEEVIKMYTTMLTLNVMDSILYDVQRQGRISFYMTSFGEEAIHIGSAAALEMSDTIFAQYRETGVFMWRGFTINDIINQCCTNEHDLGKGRQMPMHFGSRKINLQTISSPLTTQLPQAVGSSYAQKLAGEKNCTIVYFGEGAASEGDFHAAMNFAAALSTPTIFFCRNNKWAISTPSKEQYKGDGIAGRGPNGYGMKTIRVDGNDIWAVYNVTKLARKIAVEEQVPVLIEAMTYRVGHHSTSDDSSRYRTVEEINAWKEGKNPISRLRNYMNHKGWWSDAQEKETIANARTTVRESLVNAEKQYKPSINEIFTDVYDKPTPNLIEQQKELIEHLKLYPDEYPLNQFADSKLILKD; this is encoded by the exons aTGATAAGCCAATCTTACAGAATTTTATCAAGAATCAGtagaaataatgaattaaaaaaaacctttttaaccaatttaaactgtaaatcatcatcaccatcaattaTCAGA AGTTTCtgtaaaaaacaaaatttagatgaaaattttgaatataCAAACAAATTAGAAGTTCAAGAACTTAAACACTATATACCATGTTATACTATTATGGATCAAGAAGGTGTCGTTTCAAAACCTGACCAAGACCCAAAT TTTAGTAAAGAAGAAGTTATTAAAATGTATACAACAATGTTAACATTAAATGTTATGGATTCAATTCTTTATGATGTACAAAGACAAGGtagaatttcattttatatgACATCATTTGGTGAAGAAGCAATTCATATTGGATCAGCAGCAGCATTAGAGATGAGTGATACAATTTTTGCACAATATAGAGAGACTGGTGTATTCATGTGGAGAGGATTCACAATCAATGATATTATCAATCAATGTTGTACCAATGAACATGATTTAGGTAAAGGTAGACAAATGCCAATGCATTTCGGTTCAAGAAAGATTAATCTTCAAACTatttcatcaccattaaCAACTCAATTACCACAAGCAGTGGGTAGCTCATACGCTCAAAAATTAGCAGGTGAAAAGAATTGTACCATCGTTTACTTTGGTGAGGGTGCTGCAAGTGAGGGTGATTTCCATGCTGCTATGAATTTCGCCGCAGCATTGTCAACACCAACTATCTTTTTCTGTCGTAACAATAAATGGGCAATCTCTACACCCTCAAAAGAGCAATACAAAGGTGATGGTATTGCTGGTCGTGGTCCAAATGGCTACGGTATGAAAACTATCAGAGTCGATGGTAACGATATTTGGGCCGTATACAATGTGACTAAATTAGCACGTAAAATCGCCGTCGAAGAACAAGTTCCAGTTCTCATCGAAGCTATGACCTATCGTGTTGGTCATCATTCTACCTCTGATGACTCTTCTCGTTATCGTACTGTTGAAGAGATCAACGCTTGGAAAGAAGGTAAAAATCCAATTAGTCGTTTAAGAAACTACATGAATCACAAAGGTTGGTGGAGTGATGCTCAAGAGAAGGAAACTATCGCAAACGCTCGTACTACCGTTCGTGAATCCTTAGTCAACGCtgaaaaacaatataaaccATCAATCAATGAAATCTTTACCGATGTTTATGATAAACCAACTCCAAATCTCATcgaacaacaaaaagaattaattgaacatttgaaattatatccAGATGAATAtccattaaatcaatttgctgattcaaaattaattttaaaagattaa
- the dnajc3 gene encoding DNAJ heat shock N-terminal domain-containing protein: MIVNKKYFLLICIIILISINCLVLAKDEIENFLKEGDDLVSKGKYDLANENYSNAIDLIGSDTQHPQYVSLLFKRAGIYHQKGKNILALSDLNRAIEANPDNIHARLKRAKIQSSLGRFEEAMDEYKRVLKIRPDNSQAKQQIEKLKKVEQQLEKVRDMVKVEKNYKDSIAILLDIQSVVSDLKEVRLMLCECFFQQGDHRKVLDETMTILKSEPSSVAALYWRGKTFFSMGEKEIAMKFLKEGLKFDPDNTNCRAMIKTINKFEKSTANAQELFNQQKYQDALGQIEDALEIEPNSPTHSTPLYLLKCKCLLKVKKGKESIEACNRALELDELNADALYNRAEAYMYEEDYQKALNDYNKAREHKPNDPQIHDGIRRAQKAQQMAKRKDYYKILGIQKSATPEEIKKAFKKLAIKNHPDKSTETDKEKAQQIYMDINEAYEALKDEEKRKRYDMGEDINDPHGGQGGQGGGFGGFGGFHGFQGFQGFQQGGGGGGFQFHFR; encoded by the exons ATGatagtaaataaaaaatattttttattaatttgtattattattcttatttcAATAAATTGCCTTGTATTAGCAAAAGATGAAATtg aaaattttttaaaagaaggtGATGATTTAGTTTCAAAAGGAAAATATGATTTagcaaatgaaaattattcaaatgcaattgatttaattggatCAGATACACAACATCCACAATATgttagtttattatttaagaGAGCAGGTATTTATCATCAAAAGGGTAAGAATATATTAGCATTAAGTGATTTGAATAGAGCCATTGAAGCCAATCCAGATAATATTCATGCAAGATTAAAGAGAGCAAAGATTCAATCATCATTGGGTAGATTTGAAGAAGCAATGGATGAATATAAGAGAGTATTAAAGATTAGACCAGATAATAGTCAAGCaaaacaacaaattgaaaaactTAAAAAGGTAGAACAACAATTGGAGAAAGTGCGTGATATGGTAAAGGTAGAGAAGAATTACAAAGATTCTATTGCAATATTATTGGATATTCAATCGGTTGTATCAGATTTGAAAGAGGTTAGATTAATGTTATGTGAATGTTTCTTCCAACAAGGTGATCATAGAAAAGTATTGGACGAAACTATGACAATATTAAAGTCTGAACCATCATCAGTAGCAGCACTTTATTGGAGAGGTAAAACATTCTTTTCAATGGGTGAGAAAGAAATTGCTATGAAATTCTTAAAGGAaggtttaaaatttgatcCAGACAATACCAATTGTAGAGCAAtgattaaaactattaataaatttgaaaaatcaacaGCCAACGCTCAAGAGTTATTCAATCAACAAAAGTATCAAGATGCATTGGGTCAAATTGAGGATGCATTAGAGATTGAACCAAATTCACCAACTCATTCCACTCCACTCTATCTCTTGAAATGTAAATGTTTACTCAAGGTTAAAAAGGGTAAAGAATCGATCGAAGCATGTAATCGTGCATTGGAATTGGATGAATTGAATGCCGATGCACTCTACAATAGAGCAGAGGCATACATGTACGAAGAAGACTATCAAAAAGCACTCAACGATTACAATAAAGCAAGAGAACATAAACCAAATGATCCACAAATTCATGATGGTATTAGACGTGCTCAAAAAGCACAACAAATGGCAAAACGTAAAGATTATTACAAGATTTTAGGTATTCAAAAATCTGCAACCcctgaagaaattaaaaaagccTTCAAAAAGTTGGCAATTAAAAATCATCCAGATAAGAGTACCGAAACCGATAAAGAAAAAGCTCAACAAATCTATATGGATATTAATGAAGCTTATGAAGCACTCAAAGATGAAGAAAAACGTAAAAGATATGATATGGGTGAGGATATCAATGATCCACATGGTGGTCAAGGTGGTCAAGGTGGTGGTTT
- the ponB gene encoding ponticulin-related protein — protein MLFIKSLLLLLSLIFAVSNATGYVGFKVDGPGCNATKIITLENGACQTVCTNLYGKVTPTNDPSKFNLNPFIDVDCKTPLMAEQQVTCLPDNKPFKVSTLTVTCIPDTTSSSTSPSSTSPSSTSPASTLIGSIAFVTLAALFALI, from the coding sequence atgctatttataaaatcattgttattattattatctttaatttttgcaGTGTCAAATGCAACTGGATATGTCGGATTTAAAGTTGACGGTCCAGGTTGTAATGcaactaaaataataacattagAAAATGGAGCTTGTCAAACTGTATGCACAAATTTGTATGGTAAAGTAACACCAACAAACGATCCATCTAAATTTAATCTCAATCCATTTATTGATGTAGATTGTAAAACACCATTAATGGCAGAACAACAAGTTACTTGTTTGCCAGACAACAAACCATTCAAAGTATCGACCTTAACTGTCACATGTATTCCTGATACTACTTCATCCTCAACCAGTCCATCCTCAACCAGTCCATCCTCAACCAGTCCAGCCTCAACTTTAATAGGTTCAATTGCATTTGTTACATTAGCAGCATTATTTgcattaatttaa